From a single Nitrospirota bacterium genomic region:
- a CDS encoding ABC transporter ATP-binding protein: MAAEMTIDMTKTFSGRAPIQAHLRYEIEASTVLILFGPSGSGKTTILRSVAGLEWPEEGRIQFLSRTWLDTKSGIRVSPQDRQIGYMPQDYALFPTYSVAGNIAYGLGAFSSPERNKRVAEVVELFQLQGLEAAKPRELSGGQQQRVALARAVAPRPQLLLLDEPLSALDAPTRLQLRGELRSLLKQLALPSIIVTHDWSEALTLGDVMAVMGKGLVHQVGKPHEVFSRPANAEVARIVGVETVVQGEVIEQADGLSTVAVNGTRLKGLSSNAIGATVYVCIRAEDVVVEPAGSGMTSARNHLLGRVTDIAPQGVMVQVTIDCGFPLTATITRGAVEDLRLVSGASVIAAIKAGAVHLVPRSLA; encoded by the coding sequence ATGGCCGCAGAAATGACCATCGACATGACCAAGACATTTTCCGGGCGGGCGCCTATTCAGGCCCATCTCCGCTACGAGATCGAGGCCTCGACCGTCTTGATCCTGTTCGGTCCGTCGGGGTCAGGCAAAACGACCATTCTCCGGTCCGTTGCGGGACTCGAATGGCCGGAAGAGGGGAGAATCCAGTTTTTGTCGCGGACCTGGTTAGATACAAAATCGGGAATCAGGGTCTCGCCGCAAGATCGACAGATTGGGTACATGCCGCAAGACTATGCGCTCTTCCCCACCTACTCCGTGGCAGGAAATATTGCGTATGGGTTGGGGGCCTTCTCCTCCCCTGAGAGGAACAAGAGAGTTGCGGAGGTGGTGGAATTGTTCCAGTTGCAGGGGTTGGAAGCGGCGAAACCGCGAGAATTGTCCGGTGGCCAACAGCAGCGGGTCGCGTTGGCAAGAGCAGTCGCGCCGAGGCCGCAACTGCTCTTGCTCGACGAACCCTTGTCGGCATTGGATGCGCCAACCCGACTTCAACTGAGAGGGGAACTTAGAAGCTTGCTGAAACAATTAGCGCTGCCCTCGATCATTGTGACCCACGACTGGTCGGAGGCGCTCACGTTGGGCGATGTGATGGCGGTGATGGGTAAGGGGCTGGTCCATCAAGTCGGGAAGCCTCATGAGGTATTCAGTCGTCCGGCCAATGCGGAGGTGGCGCGCATCGTCGGTGTGGAGACGGTCGTACAAGGCGAGGTGATCGAACAGGCGGACGGGTTATCCACGGTGGCTGTCAACGGAACGAGGCTGAAAGGTCTGAGTAGTAATGCCATCGGTGCAACCGTCTATGTCTGTATCCGTGCCGAAGATGTGGTGGTGGAGCCTGCGGGGAGCGGGATGACCAGTGCCCGTAATCATCTCCTGGGGCGTGTGACCGATATTGCCCCGCAAGGCGTGATGGTGCAGGTCACGATCGACTGTGGTTTCCCCCTCACGGCAACCATCACGCGCGGGGCGGTAGAGGACTTGCGCCTGGTGTCTGGCGCCTCCGTCATCGCGGCGATCAAGGCTGGTGCTGTGCATCTTGTCCCACGATCGCTTGCCTGA
- the modB gene encoding molybdate ABC transporter permease subunit → MNWTAIWVTFKLAGLTSGVLLVVGLPIAYWLTFSKWRWKFIVESVVALPLVLPPTVLGFYILVAIGPHSPVGRFYSDLVGHPLPFSFEGLLLASILYSLPFAVQPFAAAFEQVDRRLIEASWTLGVSKVATFFKLIVPLSMAGLVTGAVLSFAHTLGEFGVVLMVGGNIEGETRTVSIDIYDEVQALNYAGAAKTALLLLAVSYGVLLLVYAMNRKVWAVWPQK, encoded by the coding sequence GTGAATTGGACAGCCATCTGGGTCACATTCAAATTGGCCGGCTTGACGTCCGGCGTTTTGCTGGTGGTCGGATTGCCCATCGCCTATTGGCTTACCTTTTCAAAGTGGCGCTGGAAATTCATTGTCGAGTCGGTGGTCGCGCTGCCGCTCGTGCTTCCTCCGACGGTATTGGGTTTTTATATTCTGGTCGCCATCGGTCCCCACAGCCCGGTCGGTCGATTCTACAGCGATCTCGTCGGGCACCCGCTTCCCTTTAGCTTCGAAGGTCTGCTCCTTGCGTCGATCCTCTACAGTTTGCCGTTTGCCGTCCAACCATTTGCTGCTGCCTTTGAGCAAGTCGATCGCCGCTTGATCGAAGCCTCCTGGACGTTGGGTGTGTCCAAAGTCGCCACGTTCTTTAAGCTCATTGTCCCGCTCTCCATGGCAGGACTTGTCACCGGCGCGGTATTGAGTTTCGCTCATACATTGGGAGAATTCGGTGTCGTGTTGATGGTGGGGGGCAACATTGAGGGTGAAACGCGAACGGTTTCGATCGATATTTACGATGAAGTACAAGCGCTCAATTACGCTGGAGCCGCCAAGACGGCGCTGTTGCTGCTCGCGGTTTCCTATGGGGTGTTGCTCCTGGTCTATGCGATGAATCGAAAGGTGTGGGCAGTATGGCCGCAGAAATGA
- the modA gene encoding molybdate ABC transporter substrate-binding protein — MKLKYCLSMFLACGLLLACLAPSVSAAEVIIAAASDLSFAFKEIVTEFEQTTGNHVKLTLGSSGNFYAQIQNGAPFDLYFSADIGYPKKLEEAGLTLPGSLYPYAVGRIVLWSGNGLRLDLSKGLEVLRDPTIKKIAIANPKHAPYGRAAVAAMEHFKVYDQVKDRLILGENISQAAQFIESGACDIGIIALSLALAPTMQTRGTYWEVPAVAHPPLEQGAVILKQSKNPEGAKQFLEFIKGPHGQEVMKRYGFTLPS, encoded by the coding sequence ATGAAATTGAAATATTGCCTGTCGATGTTTCTGGCCTGTGGTCTACTGTTGGCCTGCCTTGCTCCGAGCGTGTCTGCAGCGGAGGTCATTATTGCCGCGGCGTCAGATTTGAGTTTTGCCTTTAAAGAAATCGTGACTGAATTCGAACAGACGACCGGCAACCATGTGAAGCTGACGCTCGGATCCTCGGGCAATTTCTATGCGCAAATTCAGAATGGCGCGCCGTTCGACCTCTACTTTTCAGCCGACATCGGCTACCCCAAGAAACTGGAAGAGGCAGGTCTCACCTTACCTGGCTCGCTCTACCCCTACGCGGTTGGGCGAATCGTATTGTGGTCCGGCAATGGGTTGCGCCTGGATCTTTCCAAGGGGCTGGAAGTCTTGCGTGATCCGACGATCAAGAAGATCGCCATTGCCAATCCCAAACATGCCCCCTATGGACGTGCCGCGGTTGCTGCGATGGAACACTTCAAGGTTTATGACCAGGTCAAAGACAGGCTCATTCTTGGAGAGAACATCTCGCAAGCGGCGCAGTTCATCGAATCCGGCGCCTGCGACATCGGGATTATCGCGCTGTCCCTGGCACTTGCGCCGACGATGCAAACGCGAGGGACATACTGGGAGGTTCCGGCGGTTGCGCATCCACCTCTGGAACAAGGAGCCGTGATCTTGAAGCAGTCAAAAAACCCAGAAGGCGCGAAACAGTTTCTTGAATTCATCAAAGGCCCTCACGGACAGGAGGTCATGAAGCGCTATGGGTTTACGCTACCCAGTTAA
- a CDS encoding porin, which produces MWQSFRGIGGSSVASVAVPRWSKIVGFALWLVCLAWFGPLPVFAADAGKLVEKDGKYVFVESMDPATKLLLERAVKQGTITQEEYDAVVRESQERIYLLQPSFKAWYDRGFNFSMNDNAFLLKIRARFATRFTQRSRNEAYRESGDSKNFPELLGVFGDYRANRSIGDASSFNLRTARLYFMGHLFSPDFKYYIQLAGETSENAQAPGALSVFDMNVTSTHIPWLNVQLGQYKVYFNRSQINSTASMQFASRALAMDAFTANGINRRDVGITIMNDEEVYPVNYYFGVFNGAGPLVNRFAQFTSEEPTVGCPGGQTGGNPFPSPAGCPVNQRSLNANVRSNVNQLMYVARLQANILGRAGYGEGDLAYSETPQMAVGGGYAYNPAIDTSTGNAFVGIDLANLTVRRALAQNGNARILGQGVVDFSTWTLDYAFKYRGFSLQAEYWFRNVTRHTKGLPCMVTNGVGGPCTTYAPGQFGNTTGWYVQSGYYLIPRKLEFAARYAWWDPDTNSGGDLIKEVDFSLNWFLSGTYDHQIMLTYSNIAMGQGGFAIGRSAPLPATGACPANCPSGSVPLDAHAGTLIENAIRLQYQIFF; this is translated from the coding sequence ATGTGGCAGTCATTCAGAGGCATCGGGGGATCATCTGTTGCCTCAGTTGCTGTACCACGGTGGAGCAAGATTGTCGGATTCGCTCTGTGGTTGGTTTGCCTTGCGTGGTTCGGGCCACTCCCGGTCTTCGCGGCTGATGCGGGAAAACTGGTGGAGAAGGATGGGAAGTATGTCTTTGTCGAGAGTATGGATCCGGCGACCAAACTGCTCCTGGAGCGAGCCGTCAAACAGGGCACCATCACGCAGGAAGAATATGACGCGGTCGTCAGAGAGTCGCAGGAGCGAATCTATCTGCTCCAGCCGAGCTTCAAGGCCTGGTATGACCGGGGCTTTAACTTTTCCATGAACGACAATGCCTTTCTCTTGAAGATACGGGCACGGTTCGCGACGCGGTTCACACAGCGCTCCAGAAATGAGGCCTACCGCGAGTCCGGCGATTCAAAAAACTTTCCGGAACTGCTCGGTGTGTTCGGCGATTACCGGGCCAATCGCTCTATCGGTGACGCATCCTCATTTAATTTGAGGACTGCGCGGCTCTATTTCATGGGGCACCTCTTTAGCCCGGATTTCAAATATTACATCCAACTTGCCGGCGAGACTTCGGAGAACGCCCAGGCGCCGGGAGCTCTTTCTGTGTTCGATATGAATGTGACCAGCACCCATATCCCCTGGTTGAACGTGCAACTCGGCCAGTACAAGGTCTACTTCAATCGGTCGCAGATCAATTCGACGGCTTCGATGCAGTTTGCGAGCCGCGCTCTCGCAATGGATGCCTTTACGGCGAACGGCATCAATCGTCGAGATGTGGGCATCACGATTATGAACGACGAAGAAGTGTATCCGGTCAATTATTACTTCGGCGTGTTTAATGGTGCCGGCCCGTTGGTAAACCGCTTCGCGCAATTTACGAGCGAAGAGCCGACCGTCGGCTGCCCGGGCGGACAAACGGGCGGGAATCCCTTTCCGTCACCAGCAGGATGCCCCGTCAATCAGCGCAGCCTCAACGCAAATGTTCGAAGCAATGTTAATCAGTTGATGTACGTGGCGAGACTCCAGGCGAATATCCTGGGCCGGGCAGGTTACGGTGAAGGCGATTTGGCCTATTCGGAGACTCCGCAGATGGCTGTCGGTGGAGGGTATGCCTATAATCCGGCGATCGATACCAGTACAGGTAATGCGTTTGTGGGGATCGATCTGGCAAATTTAACCGTTCGCCGCGCACTGGCTCAAAACGGGAACGCACGTATTCTCGGACAGGGCGTGGTCGACTTTTCAACCTGGACGCTGGATTATGCCTTCAAGTATCGTGGCTTTTCCTTGCAAGCGGAATATTGGTTCAGGAACGTGACACGGCATACCAAGGGCCTCCCTTGTATGGTGACGAATGGAGTCGGTGGCCCTTGTACCACCTATGCTCCTGGGCAGTTTGGCAACACGACAGGCTGGTACGTTCAATCCGGTTATTACCTGATTCCACGAAAACTGGAATTTGCCGCCCGCTATGCCTGGTGGGATCCCGATACCAATTCGGGAGGCGATTTGATTAAGGAAGTCGACTTCTCGCTGAATTGGTTCCTCAGTGGGACCTATGACCATCAAATCATGCTGACCTATAGCAATATCGCCATGGGCCAGGGTGGTTTTGCGATCGGGCGGAGCGCCCCGTTGCCGGCGACAGGGGCTTGCCCGGCCAACTGTCCGTCCGGTTCCGTGCCCCTGGATGCGCATGCAGGGACGCTGATCGAAAATGCGATCCGGTTGCAGTATCAAATATTTTTCTAA
- the modA gene encoding molybdate ABC transporter substrate-binding protein: MRMCRPLLCWIIFNGALAQGALALEPLVIAASPSLAPPLEALARAFEAVHQNVKVRLYFDSGLDLRRTIAAMENHPSGRYFIGSGPIHIIAPGGDELITRMEQKYYVLPQTRRPYATVSLVMVVPESLVDAPPSFEALAQDTRIRVAVADPLLTVVGQKTHELFNALGIAEPMKGRLDVATDSRGVLDHVLNGQADVGIVFGPDAYEKRERVRIVAVAPEQAIRPIVHSLAMERYCPNRPLCEEFLAFSQSPEARSILKGLGYGLPK, from the coding sequence ATGCGTATGTGCCGACCTTTGTTGTGTTGGATCATTTTCAATGGTGCCCTGGCACAGGGGGCATTGGCGTTGGAACCCCTAGTCATCGCCGCCTCTCCGAGTCTGGCCCCGCCGCTTGAAGCCCTTGCCAGGGCCTTTGAGGCGGTTCATCAGAATGTGAAGGTACGACTCTATTTCGATTCTGGCTTGGATCTGCGTCGCACAATCGCCGCGATGGAGAATCATCCCTCGGGACGATATTTCATTGGGTCCGGCCCCATTCACATCATTGCACCGGGTGGCGATGAGCTGATCACTCGCATGGAGCAGAAATATTATGTGCTGCCACAGACGCGCCGGCCATACGCGACGGTCTCGCTCGTGATGGTCGTGCCTGAATCGCTTGTCGATGCGCCGCCGTCGTTCGAGGCTCTTGCTCAGGATACTCGGATACGAGTAGCTGTCGCAGATCCGTTGCTGACCGTGGTTGGACAGAAGACTCACGAACTTTTTAATGCCTTGGGAATTGCGGAGCCTATGAAAGGCCGGTTGGATGTAGCGACGGATTCGCGGGGTGTGTTGGATCACGTCCTCAACGGACAAGCGGATGTCGGCATTGTCTTCGGCCCGGATGCCTATGAGAAGAGGGAGCGAGTTCGCATCGTCGCCGTGGCGCCTGAGCAGGCCATCCGTCCGATCGTCCATTCTCTGGCGATGGAGCGGTACTGCCCCAATCGTCCACTGTGCGAAGAGTTCCTCGCGTTTTCCCAGTCTCCGGAAGCCCGAAGCATCTTGAAAGGCTTGGGTTATGGGTTGCCCAAATAA
- a CDS encoding substrate-binding domain-containing protein: protein MAQAHRAESIEHFANHLKDIRVSRSFSQGELAGKSGITRQAVSAIESHLYLPTTAVALRLAAALGCRVEDLFSLVEAQDVIEGKLIGHFPQPDEKVSTVRVKVARVGTRMVVRPVTELGDVLSYSVPADGYAADVHGQTSGSMVRVNLSRDRQAIEQEISVAGCDPAIFLAGAHLRRGKDLTSVVGWTMGSMAALRALQEGEVHVAGLHLLDPTTGESNLPFLRQALKGTNYDVVTFATWEEGFLVRPGNPKSIRAAADLVDPLVTLVNREEGAGARLMLDQRLRAAGIDPTQIRGYESRVSSHFEVARAIAGQQADVGIGIRSAAQLFGLDFVPLQAARYDLVVPKAYLKSHPTLAHLFETIASRPFRNEIEALGGYDTRETGKVHALQT from the coding sequence ATGGCGCAGGCACATCGAGCCGAATCAATCGAACATTTCGCGAATCATCTAAAAGATATCCGTGTCTCACGGAGCTTTTCGCAAGGTGAACTTGCCGGAAAATCCGGGATCACCAGGCAGGCCGTTTCTGCCATCGAGTCCCATCTTTATCTGCCCACCACGGCGGTTGCGCTTCGCCTGGCAGCGGCATTGGGCTGTCGAGTGGAAGATCTCTTCAGTCTTGTGGAGGCGCAGGATGTTATTGAAGGGAAGCTGATCGGTCATTTTCCCCAGCCCGATGAAAAGGTCTCGACGGTTCGCGTGAAGGTCGCGAGGGTAGGAACTCGCATGGTTGTGCGCCCTGTCACGGAATTGGGCGACGTTCTTTCCTATAGTGTGCCTGCCGATGGATATGCAGCGGATGTGCATGGGCAGACGTCGGGCTCAATGGTGCGAGTGAACTTGTCACGCGATCGTCAGGCGATCGAACAGGAGATTTCTGTCGCTGGCTGTGATCCTGCGATCTTTCTTGCCGGCGCGCATTTGCGGCGGGGAAAGGATCTTACCTCCGTCGTGGGTTGGACCATGGGGAGTATGGCGGCCCTGCGAGCCTTGCAGGAGGGCGAGGTGCACGTAGCCGGTCTTCATCTCCTCGATCCGACGACCGGGGAATCCAATCTGCCGTTCCTCCGACAGGCGCTGAAGGGTACAAATTACGATGTCGTCACCTTCGCAACCTGGGAAGAGGGCTTCCTCGTCCGTCCTGGCAATCCCAAGTCCATCCGTGCTGCCGCTGACTTGGTGGACCCTCTGGTGACCCTCGTGAATCGAGAAGAGGGGGCGGGAGCCAGGCTCATGCTCGATCAACGGCTACGCGCGGCGGGGATCGATCCAACGCAGATACGCGGGTACGAGAGCAGGGTATCGTCTCACTTTGAAGTTGCCCGGGCCATCGCCGGCCAGCAGGCTGACGTCGGGATCGGGATCCGGTCTGCCGCACAACTTTTTGGCCTCGATTTTGTGCCACTTCAAGCCGCGCGCTACGACCTCGTGGTTCCCAAAGCCTATCTCAAGTCTCATCCAACGCTGGCCCATCTGTTTGAGACCATCGCCAGCCGGCCATTTCGGAACGAAATCGAAGCGCTGGGTGGATACGACACGAGGGAAACCGGAAAGGTTCACGCACTGCAAACATGA